One stretch of SAR324 cluster bacterium DNA includes these proteins:
- a CDS encoding GFA family protein — protein sequence FCPNCGTTIFWRIEMRPGWTGVAAGTFDAPSFWFETDDAVQIFTRTKAPFVDVSFSDSHETAAYYSPTHNDHPGLMIREDQALQSFDQLHITEKQSH from the coding sequence CTTCTGCCCGAACTGTGGAACTACGATCTTCTGGAGAATTGAGATGCGCCCGGGTTGGACTGGAGTAGCCGCCGGAACCTTTGATGCTCCCTCTTTTTGGTTTGAGACGGATGACGCAGTCCAAATCTTCACCCGCACCAAGGCGCCTTTTGTGGACGTCTCCTTTTCAGACTCGCACGAAACGGCTGCTTACTACTCTCCCACCCATAACGATCATCCAGGTTTAATGATTCGGGAAGATCAAGCCCTACAGTCATTTGATCAATTGCACATCACTGAAAAGCAGAGCCACTGA
- a CDS encoding glutathione S-transferase family protein, translating to MLTLYDFKSSGNGYKVRLLLHQLRLPFIYVEINILKGETQTTQFLKMNPNGKVPLLSLGDGRFLAESNAILLHLAEGTRFLPSDSWQKSKLYEWLFFEQYSHESNIATPRFWKNYLKDGEYDETELKRHQLDGRKALIVMEKHLQEEKFFGPKYGIADIALYAYTHKAEEGGQILNDFPAIKDWIDRVKAQPGHVTMEDI from the coding sequence ATGCTCACTCTCTATGATTTCAAATCTTCTGGCAATGGTTACAAGGTTCGCTTGCTGCTCCATCAGCTTCGCCTGCCATTCATTTATGTGGAAATCAACATTCTAAAAGGGGAAACACAAACTACTCAATTTCTTAAGATGAATCCAAATGGAAAGGTGCCACTGCTTAGCTTGGGGGATGGACGTTTTCTAGCGGAATCCAACGCGATCCTATTACACTTGGCGGAAGGTACACGTTTTCTACCTAGTGACTCTTGGCAGAAGAGCAAACTGTATGAATGGCTGTTCTTTGAGCAATATAGTCATGAATCAAACATTGCGACACCGCGTTTCTGGAAAAACTATCTTAAAGATGGAGAGTACGACGAAACAGAACTGAAACGGCATCAGCTTGATGGCAGAAAAGCGTTAATTGTGATGGAGAAGCATCTTCAGGAGGAGAAATTTTTCGGGCCAAAATATGGCATCGCAGACATCGCGCTTTATGCCTATACCCACAAAGCAGAGGAAGGAGGCCAGATCCTTAATGACTTTCCGGCCATCAAGGATTGGATAGACCGAGTCAAAGCTCAGCCTGGGCATGTTACGATGGAGGATATCTAG